From Heliomicrobium modesticaldum Ice1, a single genomic window includes:
- a CDS encoding major tail protein yields the protein MATIGLDRLYYAKITEDENGEESYGTPVPLAKAITAELSVELAEATLYADDGAAEVVKEFQSGTLSLGVADIGAAAAEVLTGATLDDNKVLISASEDGGDPVAIGFRAKKANGKYRYFWLYRVKFGIPATNLQTKGDSITFSTPTIEGTVMRRNKPDGQGRHPWKAEVSEDDPGVLPATITGWYTRVYEPVFAVGGGDE from the coding sequence ATGGCGACAATCGGACTGGACAGGTTGTATTACGCCAAAATTACCGAGGATGAAAACGGAGAAGAGAGCTACGGCACGCCTGTTCCGCTGGCCAAGGCGATTACGGCGGAGCTTTCGGTGGAGTTGGCCGAGGCTACGCTTTATGCCGACGATGGAGCGGCAGAAGTGGTCAAGGAGTTTCAAAGCGGCACCTTATCTCTCGGCGTTGCGGATATCGGCGCTGCCGCAGCCGAGGTTTTGACAGGAGCCACCCTTGACGACAACAAGGTGCTGATTTCGGCCAGTGAGGACGGAGGGGATCCGGTGGCTATTGGCTTCAGGGCAAAGAAAGCCAACGGAAAGTACCGGTACTTCTGGTTGTACCGCGTAAAATTCGGCATCCCGGCAACAAATCTGCAGACGAAAGGCGACAGCATTACCTTTTCCACGCCAACTATTGAAGGAACGGTCATGAGGCGAAACAAGCCGGACGGTCAGGGCAGACATCCGTGGAAGGCGGAGGTCAGCGAGGACGATCCCGGTGTATTGCCCGCCACTATTACCGGCTGGTATACGAGAGTTTATGAACCTGTCTTTGCTGTGGGAGGAGGCGACGAATAA
- a CDS encoding HK97 gp10 family phage protein codes for MAKVDVKMPEEFLLRLSRLGEKTEEIIPKVLEAGGEVVLSKVKSNLQSVIGSGTKYPSRTTGELASALGLSPAKQDRDGNHNIKIGFSEPRKDGESNAMIANIIEYGKSGQPAKPFLKPAKSASRKPCIEAMKAKLEEELGRI; via the coding sequence GTGGCAAAGGTTGACGTTAAGATGCCGGAGGAGTTTTTGCTCCGGCTTTCCAGGCTTGGAGAAAAGACAGAAGAGATCATACCAAAGGTACTGGAGGCGGGCGGAGAAGTGGTGCTTTCCAAAGTGAAGTCCAACCTGCAGTCGGTCATCGGAAGCGGCACTAAATACCCGTCCAGAACAACCGGAGAATTGGCAAGCGCTTTGGGCCTCTCCCCTGCCAAGCAGGACAGGGACGGAAACCACAATATTAAAATCGGCTTTTCGGAGCCGAGAAAAGACGGAGAAAGCAACGCCATGATTGCCAATATCATCGAATACGGCAAGTCCGGACAGCCCGCAAAGCCGTTTTTGAAACCGGCGAAATCGGCGTCGAGGAAGCCCTGCATCGAGGCGATGAAAGCAAAGCTTGAAGAGGAGCTGGGGCGGATATGA
- a CDS encoding head-tail adaptor protein — MSFGKMNTFVDIISPKPVKDSEGFAEKGDVILASVRAYKEDRHGSEKWANRAAFSQASALFRFRRIPNLEITTDLVLACSDGRYNIVSVEDVKGRGMYIEVLAEKEAKASGKG, encoded by the coding sequence ATGAGCTTCGGAAAAATGAACACATTTGTTGACATCATCTCACCCAAGCCGGTTAAGGACAGCGAGGGCTTTGCTGAAAAAGGGGACGTCATCCTTGCTTCGGTCAGGGCGTACAAGGAAGACAGGCATGGCAGCGAAAAATGGGCAAACAGGGCGGCGTTTTCACAGGCGTCCGCCCTATTCCGCTTCCGCAGGATCCCGAACCTTGAAATCACGACGGATCTTGTGCTTGCCTGCAGCGACGGCAGATACAATATTGTCAGCGTTGAGGATGTAAAGGGGCGAGGGATGTATATTGAGGTGCTTGCGGAGAAGGAGGCGAAGGCCAGTGGCAAAGGTTGA
- a CDS encoding head-tail connector protein, producing the protein MELLEKVKANLILQHSEDDALLQEYIKAAVAYAESYQKKPEGYYAENSMPPTTEQAVIMLSSHFYESRDGSTAGFFGDSVQAGQQVWNTVNMLLRLDKDWRV; encoded by the coding sequence ATGGAGCTTTTAGAGAAGGTCAAAGCCAACCTCATACTGCAGCACAGCGAAGACGACGCCCTTTTGCAGGAATACATCAAAGCCGCAGTTGCTTATGCGGAAAGTTACCAGAAAAAGCCGGAGGGGTATTATGCCGAAAACTCTATGCCGCCCACTACTGAACAGGCTGTGATTATGTTGTCGAGCCATTTCTACGAAAGCAGGGACGGCTCGACGGCCGGTTTTTTCGGGGATAGCGTACAGGCGGGACAGCAGGTGTGGAATACGGTGAATATGCTGCTGCGGCTGGACAAGGACTGGAGGGTTTGA
- a CDS encoding phage major capsid protein, with translation MSKILELREKRAKAWEAAKAFLDSKRGSDGLLSPEDTATYEKMEAEVVALGKEIERFERQAAIDLELSKPVSNPITNKPAPQSETKTGRATDEYKNAFWKAMRNKLSFDVQNALQVGTESEGGYLVPDEFERTLVEALEEENVFRQIANVITTSSGDRKIPVVASKGTASWVDEEGQIPESDDSFAQVSIGAYKLATMIKVSEELLNDSVFNLEQYIAREFARRIGAKEEEAFFIGDGSGKPTGILANNGGGEIGVTAASAAAITLDEIMDLFYSLKSPYRRNAVFIMNDSTVKAIRKLKDNNGQYLWQPSVAAGTPDTILNRPVRTSAYMPAIAAGAKTIVFGDFSYYWVADRQGRVFKRLNELYAATGQVGFMATQRVDGKLVLAEAVKILQQKAS, from the coding sequence ATGAGCAAAATATTGGAACTGCGCGAAAAGCGCGCGAAAGCATGGGAAGCGGCCAAGGCTTTCCTTGACAGCAAACGCGGGAGCGACGGGCTGCTTTCACCGGAGGACACCGCAACCTATGAGAAAATGGAAGCCGAGGTTGTGGCGCTGGGTAAAGAAATAGAACGTTTCGAACGTCAGGCTGCCATAGATCTGGAACTGTCAAAGCCGGTCAGCAATCCAATCACCAACAAACCCGCTCCTCAAAGCGAAACCAAAACCGGCAGGGCAACTGACGAGTATAAGAATGCGTTTTGGAAGGCTATGCGCAACAAACTCAGTTTTGACGTGCAGAACGCCTTGCAGGTAGGAACTGAAAGCGAAGGCGGGTATCTTGTGCCCGACGAATTTGAGCGTACTCTTGTGGAAGCGCTGGAAGAGGAGAATGTCTTCAGGCAGATTGCCAATGTCATTACCACGTCCAGCGGAGACAGAAAAATTCCGGTAGTGGCAAGCAAGGGCACTGCGTCCTGGGTGGATGAGGAAGGCCAGATTCCGGAAAGCGACGACTCCTTCGCCCAGGTCTCCATCGGAGCCTACAAGCTGGCGACCATGATCAAGGTGTCCGAGGAGCTCTTAAACGACAGCGTATTCAACCTGGAGCAGTACATCGCCAGGGAATTCGCCCGCCGCATCGGGGCCAAAGAGGAGGAAGCTTTCTTTATCGGCGACGGCTCCGGCAAACCGACCGGAATTTTGGCCAATAACGGCGGTGGCGAAATAGGAGTAACCGCGGCAAGCGCGGCGGCCATTACCCTTGACGAGATCATGGACTTGTTCTACAGCCTTAAGTCTCCCTACCGCAGAAACGCCGTATTTATAATGAACGACTCAACCGTCAAGGCCATCAGGAAGCTTAAAGACAACAACGGCCAGTATCTCTGGCAGCCTTCCGTTGCCGCCGGAACACCGGATACCATCCTCAACCGCCCGGTCAGAACGTCGGCCTACATGCCTGCCATTGCCGCCGGAGCCAAGACCATTGTTTTCGGCGATTTTTCCTACTATTGGGTGGCCGACCGCCAGGGCAGGGTGTTCAAGCGCCTCAACGAGCTTTATGCCGCTACCGGGCAGGTAGGCTTCATGGCAACCCAGCGCGTAGACGGCAAGTTGGTGCTGGCCGAGGCCGTCAAAATCCTGCAGCAGAAGGCATCCTGA
- a CDS encoding head maturation protease, ClpP-related, translating into MQARTRAGKSKNPQNPQRGLGPASRWWNWVQNEDGSRTLYLDGPIAEESWLGDEVTPKQFKSELLSGEGDITIWINSPGGDVFAASQIYNMLMDYKGKVTVKIDGIAASAASVIAMAGGDVLMSPVSMIMIHNPATIAIGDTEEMEKAIAMLEEIKESIINAYELKTGLSRAKISHLMDAESWFNARKAVELGFADGILFMGDESPHADSEVAEGMIFSRQAVTNSILQKLTPKEKTKGTPVESLEKRLYLLKP; encoded by the coding sequence ATGCAAGCAAGAACGCGGGCAGGTAAGTCCAAAAACCCGCAAAACCCGCAGCGCGGATTGGGTCCAGCGTCACGCTGGTGGAACTGGGTGCAAAACGAAGACGGCAGCCGGACTTTGTACCTCGACGGGCCTATAGCCGAGGAAAGCTGGCTGGGAGACGAGGTGACCCCCAAACAGTTCAAATCGGAGCTGTTATCCGGAGAGGGCGATATAACGATCTGGATCAACAGCCCGGGCGGCGACGTGTTTGCGGCCAGCCAGATTTACAATATGCTGATGGATTACAAAGGCAAGGTAACCGTCAAAATCGACGGCATCGCGGCCAGCGCCGCTTCGGTCATAGCCATGGCCGGAGGCGACGTTTTAATGTCGCCGGTAAGTATGATCATGATCCATAATCCGGCGACAATAGCCATCGGCGACACCGAGGAAATGGAAAAAGCCATCGCCATGCTGGAGGAGATTAAGGAATCCATCATCAATGCCTATGAGCTGAAAACCGGGCTTTCCCGGGCGAAAATATCGCACCTTATGGATGCGGAAAGCTGGTTTAACGCAAGGAAAGCGGTGGAACTCGGCTTTGCCGACGGCATCCTGTTTATGGGGGATGAATCGCCGCACGCTGATTCCGAAGTAGCGGAAGGAATGATTTTCAGCAGGCAGGCAGTGACAAATTCCATCCTGCAAAAACTTACACCCAAAGAAAAAACAAAAGGAACCCCGGTTGAGTCGCTGGAAAAGCGGCTTTATTTATTAAAACCATAA
- a CDS encoding phage portal protein: MNIFSRLFKARDKPKNSLFGSAYGFFFGGTSSGKAVNERTAMQTTAVYACVRILAEAIAGLPLHVYRYKEDGGKEKALTHPLYYLLHDEPNPEMTSFVFRETLMSHLLLWGNAYAQIIRDGAGRVLALYPLLPSKMTVDRAPNGVLYYTYRRDSEESRTNPKAGLIYLRSDEVLHIPGLGFDGLIGYSPIAMAKNAIGMAIACEEYGASFFANGANPGGVLEHPGVLKDPAKVRESWNAVYQGSANAHRIAVLEEGMKFQQIGIPPEQAQFLETRKFQINEIARIFRVPPHMVGDLEKSSFSNIEQQSLEFVKYTLDPWVVRWEQAIQKALLLPSEKRTYFVKFNVDGLLRGDYASRMNGYAVARQNGWMSANDIRELENMNRIPAELGGDLYLINGNMLPLSRAGNFYDKEADKNASKNAGR; encoded by the coding sequence ATGAATATCTTTTCCCGCCTGTTCAAAGCAAGGGACAAGCCGAAAAACAGCCTGTTCGGCAGCGCATACGGCTTTTTCTTTGGCGGCACATCCAGCGGCAAGGCTGTCAACGAGCGGACGGCCATGCAGACGACTGCAGTGTATGCCTGTGTAAGGATACTGGCCGAGGCCATCGCCGGTCTTCCGCTTCATGTGTACCGGTATAAAGAAGACGGCGGCAAAGAGAAAGCGCTGACCCACCCGCTGTATTACCTGCTCCATGACGAGCCAAACCCGGAGATGACTTCATTCGTGTTCCGCGAGACACTGATGAGTCATCTTCTTTTATGGGGTAACGCCTACGCCCAGATTATCAGGGACGGCGCAGGCCGGGTGCTGGCGCTTTATCCGCTTCTGCCAAGCAAGATGACGGTGGACAGGGCTCCAAACGGAGTGCTGTATTACACCTACCGGCGGGACAGCGAGGAGAGCAGGACAAATCCGAAGGCAGGCCTTATATACCTGCGAAGCGACGAGGTGCTGCATATCCCGGGGCTTGGCTTTGACGGTCTTATAGGCTACTCCCCCATCGCCATGGCCAAGAACGCCATAGGCATGGCCATCGCCTGCGAGGAGTACGGCGCGTCCTTCTTTGCCAACGGCGCAAATCCGGGCGGCGTGCTGGAACACCCAGGCGTATTAAAGGACCCGGCTAAGGTGCGCGAAAGCTGGAACGCCGTCTATCAAGGCAGCGCCAACGCCCACCGCATCGCCGTTCTGGAAGAGGGCATGAAATTCCAGCAGATCGGCATCCCGCCGGAGCAGGCGCAGTTTTTGGAGACAAGGAAATTCCAGATAAACGAGATCGCCCGGATATTCCGCGTGCCGCCCCATATGGTAGGAGACCTTGAAAAATCGAGCTTTTCAAACATCGAGCAGCAGTCGCTGGAGTTTGTCAAATATACACTCGACCCGTGGGTGGTGCGCTGGGAGCAGGCCATCCAAAAAGCGCTGCTTTTGCCTTCGGAGAAGAGGACGTACTTTGTCAAGTTCAACGTGGACGGCCTTTTGCGCGGGGATTATGCCAGCCGCATGAACGGCTATGCCGTGGCGCGCCAGAACGGCTGGATGTCGGCCAACGATATCCGCGAGCTTGAGAACATGAACCGCATTCCTGCGGAGCTGGGCGGCGATTTATACCTCATCAACGGCAATATGCTCCCGCTGTCGCGGGCAGGAAATTTTTATGATAAGGAGGCAGATAAGAATGCAAGCAAGAACGCGGGCAGGTAA
- a CDS encoding terminase large subunit, whose amino-acid sequence MRKLKRYKPTKFMAEGSRYDKEAADAAVAFINCLKHTKGEWYGMPFELIDWQEQIVRDIFGVLKPNGYRQFNTAYVEIPKKQGKSELAAAIALYLTCGDFEHGGEVYGCASDRQQASIVFDVAVDMVEQCPALKSRIKPMLSQKRLIYRPLGSFYQVLSAEAYTKHGLNVHGVVFDELHAQPNRDLYDVMLHGSGDARKQPLFFLITTAGTDRNSICWEVHQKAEDILQGRKIDSTFYPVIYSAADTDDWTSEKVWKKVNPSLGITVDIEKLRVAFENAKQNPAEENLFRQLRLNQWVKQSVRWMPMDKWDRCAFPVDADSLRGRFCYGGLDLSSTTDITAFVLVFPPLDESDKYQILPFFWIPEDNIDQRVRRDHVPYDVWERQGFLYTTEGNVVHYGFIESFIEELGMKYNIREIAFDRWGAVQMTQNLESMGFTVVPFGQGFKDMSPPTKELMKLTLEERIAHGGHPVLRWMMDNIFVKTDPAGNIKPDKEKSTERIDGAVALIMALDRALRHSGENTGSVYDERGLLFI is encoded by the coding sequence CTGCGGAAGTTAAAGCGATATAAGCCAACGAAATTTATGGCGGAAGGCTCCCGGTACGACAAAGAAGCGGCGGATGCCGCCGTTGCTTTTATCAACTGCCTGAAGCATACCAAGGGCGAATGGTACGGGATGCCATTCGAGCTCATTGACTGGCAGGAGCAGATTGTCAGGGATATATTCGGCGTCTTGAAACCGAACGGATACCGGCAGTTCAACACCGCCTATGTAGAAATCCCAAAAAAACAGGGGAAGAGCGAGCTTGCGGCGGCAATTGCCTTATACCTGACCTGCGGTGATTTCGAGCATGGTGGCGAAGTTTACGGGTGCGCATCTGATAGGCAGCAGGCGTCCATCGTATTCGACGTGGCGGTGGATATGGTGGAGCAATGCCCGGCATTAAAGTCCCGGATTAAACCGATGCTGTCTCAGAAGCGGCTGATATACAGGCCGCTAGGAAGCTTCTATCAGGTGCTTTCGGCGGAGGCGTATACCAAGCATGGGCTGAATGTCCATGGCGTGGTATTTGATGAGCTGCATGCGCAGCCGAACCGCGATCTGTATGATGTGATGCTGCACGGATCTGGCGACGCAAGGAAGCAGCCGCTGTTTTTCCTGATCACGACGGCAGGCACCGACAGGAACTCCATCTGCTGGGAGGTGCACCAAAAGGCGGAGGATATCCTGCAGGGGCGCAAGATAGACTCGACCTTCTACCCGGTTATCTACAGCGCGGCCGATACCGACGACTGGACAAGTGAAAAAGTATGGAAGAAGGTCAATCCTTCGCTGGGCATTACAGTGGACATTGAGAAGCTGAGGGTGGCCTTTGAAAACGCCAAGCAAAACCCTGCAGAGGAAAACTTATTTCGTCAGCTTCGCTTAAATCAGTGGGTGAAGCAATCGGTGCGCTGGATGCCTATGGACAAATGGGACAGATGTGCCTTTCCTGTCGATGCCGACAGCCTGCGCGGACGCTTCTGCTACGGCGGACTTGATCTGTCGTCTACTACCGATATTACCGCCTTTGTACTGGTGTTTCCGCCGCTGGATGAATCGGATAAATATCAGATCCTGCCGTTTTTCTGGATACCGGAGGACAATATCGACCAGCGCGTGCGGCGGGATCATGTGCCGTACGACGTCTGGGAACGGCAGGGCTTTTTATACACCACCGAGGGCAACGTGGTGCATTACGGCTTTATCGAGAGCTTTATTGAGGAGCTTGGCATGAAATACAACATCCGCGAAATTGCCTTTGACCGCTGGGGAGCGGTGCAGATGACGCAGAACCTGGAAAGCATGGGATTTACGGTTGTTCCCTTCGGGCAGGGTTTCAAGGACATGTCCCCACCCACCAAGGAACTGATGAAGCTTACCCTGGAGGAGCGCATAGCCCATGGCGGACATCCGGTGCTGCGCTGGATGATGGACAATATTTTTGTCAAAACCGACCCGGCCGGAAACATCAAGCCGGATAAGGAAAAATCCACCGAGAGGATAGACGGCGCGGTCGCGCTTATTATGGCGCTTGACCGCGCACTAAGGCACAGCGGGGAGAACACCGGCTCGGTTTATGACGAAAGGGGGTTGTTGTTTATATGA
- a CDS encoding gamma-glutamylcyclotransferase family protein — MDKEKGTIYLAYGSNLNLKQMAYRCPTARVLGSAKLTGFRLLFRGGNGGAVATIEKQKGGSVPVLLWRITPYDEEALDRYEGYPHLYRKETVKVLFKGKWVSAMAYIMNEGRLLGTPGRYYYEVIRQGYIDAGFDISILNKAVRDSAAQETAAEI, encoded by the coding sequence ATGGACAAGGAAAAAGGAACAATTTATCTGGCATACGGAAGCAACTTGAATTTGAAGCAGATGGCATACCGCTGCCCGACGGCGCGGGTTCTGGGGAGCGCGAAGCTCACAGGCTTCCGGCTGTTGTTCCGGGGCGGGAACGGCGGCGCGGTGGCGACGATAGAAAAGCAAAAAGGCGGAAGCGTGCCGGTATTGCTTTGGAGAATCACGCCTTATGACGAGGAGGCGCTGGACCGCTATGAAGGCTATCCGCATCTGTACCGGAAAGAAACGGTTAAGGTTCTTTTCAAAGGGAAGTGGGTTTCCGCAATGGCATATATCATGAACGAAGGCAGGCTGCTGGGTACGCCGGGTCGCTACTACTACGAGGTAATCCGGCAGGGATATATTGACGCGGGCTTTGACATATCCATTCTCAACAAAGCGGTGCGGGATTCGGCGGCTCAGGAGACGGCGGCGGAGATATAG
- a CDS encoding amidoligase family protein, which produces MLETRFGIEVEFTGITRAQAAKVAAEFLGGRVESGNDYYNTQKVIAPDGRVWKFMSDGSIRTQKKECGRIVEASREYSVELVSPILTYRGDIETLQELIRMLRKAGGFTNSSAGIHVHLDSANHTPRSIRNFINIIASKNDLLYKALQIEPERMRFCKKMDAALVEKINRRKPKTMATIESIWYEGYEGSRRQHYHGSRYNFLNLHSFFNGNGTIELRGFNSELHAGKIRSYIVLALALNHQALTQKCASSKKPQVENEKFAMRTYLNRIGLIGDEFKNCREHLCKHLDGNAAWRFRAA; this is translated from the coding sequence ATGCTTGAAACGAGATTTGGAATCGAGGTTGAATTTACAGGGATTACAAGGGCGCAGGCGGCAAAGGTCGCCGCGGAGTTTTTGGGCGGGAGGGTCGAAAGCGGAAACGATTATTACAACACGCAGAAAGTAATCGCACCGGACGGACGGGTATGGAAGTTCATGAGCGACGGCAGCATCCGGACTCAGAAAAAGGAGTGCGGCCGGATTGTCGAGGCAAGCCGGGAATATAGTGTGGAGCTGGTAAGCCCGATACTGACCTACCGCGGGGACATTGAAACCCTGCAGGAGCTGATCAGGATGCTCCGCAAGGCGGGCGGCTTCACCAACAGCAGTGCAGGAATTCATGTCCATCTTGATAGCGCAAACCACACGCCAAGAAGCATCCGCAACTTCATCAACATCATTGCCAGCAAGAACGACCTGCTCTACAAGGCGCTGCAGATTGAGCCGGAAAGGATGCGTTTCTGCAAGAAGATGGATGCGGCGCTGGTGGAGAAGATAAACCGCCGCAAGCCCAAGACCATGGCGACCATCGAGAGCATCTGGTATGAAGGCTACGAGGGAAGCCGCAGGCAGCATTATCATGGAAGTAGATACAATTTTTTGAACCTGCACAGCTTTTTCAACGGCAACGGAACGATTGAACTGAGGGGATTCAACAGTGAACTTCACGCGGGAAAAATCAGAAGCTACATAGTGCTTGCATTGGCGCTGAACCATCAGGCGCTGACGCAAAAATGCGCTTCCAGCAAGAAACCGCAGGTTGAAAACGAAAAATTCGCCATGCGGACATACCTCAACCGCATCGGGCTTATCGGCGACGAGTTCAAAAACTGCCGGGAGCATCTTTGCAAACACCTCGACGGCAACGCGGCATGGCGGTTTCGGGCGGCATAG
- a CDS encoding DUF4314 domain-containing protein has protein sequence MSAGGFPSNETVLRLKKQYPPGTRVELIRMDDPYSMLKPGDQGTVSFVDDIGTIFVDWDCGSTLGAAYGADMIRKL, from the coding sequence ATGAGCGCAGGAGGCTTTCCTTCAAATGAAACCGTCCTCCGTCTTAAAAAACAGTATCCGCCGGGGACACGCGTCGAGCTTATCCGCATGGATGATCCGTACTCTATGCTGAAACCGGGAGATCAAGGCACCGTTTCATTTGTGGATGATATAGGGACTATTTTTGTGGATTGGGATTGCGGGTCAACCCTCGGCGCGGCCTATGGTGCGGACATGATCAGGAAGCTTTAA
- a CDS encoding DUF6329 domain-containing protein — protein MSDFHSTAFFVKHPFRIDDLKMPHLYEQRKPFAVVKTIGLSKIDYENFIADLCVGRRFIEENKGLCRIDEDGVWQCLLVRQRGQPDGVLVMPDGMDYPKYAAYYPGGED, from the coding sequence ATGAGTGATTTTCATAGCACCGCCTTCTTTGTCAAGCATCCGTTCAGGATTGATGATCTAAAGATGCCTCACCTGTATGAGCAAAGGAAACCTTTTGCGGTTGTGAAAACTATCGGGCTTTCAAAGATTGACTATGAGAACTTCATTGCCGATCTGTGTGTCGGCCGTCGGTTTATCGAGGAAAACAAGGGGCTTTGCCGCATTGACGAAGACGGGGTATGGCAATGCCTGCTGGTACGGCAGCGGGGGCAGCCGGACGGAGTGCTGGTGATGCCCGATGGCATGGATTATCCCAAATACGCCGCATATTATCCGGGAGGAGAGGATTGA
- a CDS encoding virulence factor, whose protein sequence is MRNNSFRFSQKVASQERKVIAAIIAEALGGQVHYAGAPGFSYETNGWSVDRDGAVHSPETGLDEIKSIRPVIDALNIAGLSAEGNMTIVLSLYGFGEASLENLKNMLASKETLIKKALSADCDIEVSAENGEIAFPFWNATLNADEVQTYITLARQMAEQAKAQKRVLAAEKPADNEKYAFRCFLLRLGFIGDEFRTERRILLSRLSGNGAYRKGRAKAADENE, encoded by the coding sequence ATGAGGAATAACAGCTTCCGCTTTTCACAGAAGGTTGCCAGTCAGGAGAGAAAAGTTATTGCCGCAATAATCGCCGAGGCCCTTGGAGGCCAGGTGCACTATGCCGGAGCGCCGGGCTTTTCATATGAGACAAACGGCTGGTCGGTTGACAGGGACGGCGCTGTGCATTCGCCGGAAACCGGCCTTGACGAAATCAAAAGCATCCGGCCGGTTATCGACGCGCTGAATATCGCCGGGCTGTCCGCAGAGGGAAATATGACGATTGTGCTTTCTTTGTACGGCTTTGGCGAGGCGAGCCTTGAAAATCTTAAAAATATGCTGGCCAGCAAGGAAACGCTGATAAAGAAAGCGCTGTCGGCTGACTGTGACATAGAAGTGTCGGCTGAAAATGGCGAAATCGCCTTCCCTTTTTGGAATGCGACCCTGAATGCCGACGAGGTGCAGACGTATATCACGCTGGCAAGGCAGATGGCGGAACAGGCAAAGGCGCAGAAGCGCGTGCTGGCTGCCGAAAAACCGGCGGATAATGAAAAGTATGCCTTCCGTTGTTTCCTGCTCCGGCTGGGGTTTATCGGGGATGAGTTCAGGACTGAGCGCAGGATATTGCTTTCAAGGCTGTCCGGCAACGGGGCGTACCGGAAAGGCAGAGCAAAGGCGGCGGATGAGAATGAGTGA
- a CDS encoding site-specific DNA-methyltransferase, with amino-acid sequence MEIQKIPAEKLKAAKYNPRKDLKPGDSEYEKLCRSIEEFGYVEPVIWNRRTGNIVGGHQRYKVLTALGYKEIDCVVVDLDEQHEKALNVALNKISGEFDIPLLTDLLKGLNDDGFDVSLTGFDAAEIDELFRDKTAANVKEDNFDAEKAAAEIKTPVTQRGDIWLLGRHRLMCGDSALLLDVQKLMDGKKVRFVFTDPPWNVDYGSDTRHPSWKPRQILNDRMSTEEFGAFLSRAFNCMREVSEAGCMTYVVMSAQEWGSLMNVLREAGYHWSSTIIWKKDSLVLSRKDYHTQYEPIWYGWLEGTRLCPLKDRKQSDVWEIPRPKVSEEHPTMKPVSLVAKAMLNSSHAGDLALDLFGGSGTTMIAAEQTGRVCFMMELDPKYCDVIAKRYVSQFGDNAAFLLRGDEKIPYAETQIA; translated from the coding sequence ATGGAGATACAGAAAATACCTGCAGAAAAATTAAAAGCTGCAAAATATAACCCGCGGAAGGACTTAAAGCCGGGCGATTCTGAATATGAAAAGCTTTGCCGCTCCATTGAGGAGTTCGGATATGTAGAGCCGGTCATTTGGAACAGGCGCACAGGGAATATCGTTGGCGGGCACCAGCGGTATAAGGTATTGACTGCCTTGGGGTATAAGGAAATCGACTGTGTTGTGGTTGATTTGGATGAGCAGCATGAAAAGGCGCTCAATGTTGCTTTGAATAAAATCAGCGGAGAGTTTGATATTCCGCTTTTGACAGATTTGCTTAAAGGTTTGAATGATGATGGCTTTGATGTCTCCCTTACCGGTTTTGACGCTGCAGAGATCGACGAGCTGTTCCGTGATAAAACTGCCGCCAATGTCAAAGAGGATAATTTCGATGCGGAAAAGGCGGCGGCGGAAATCAAAACGCCGGTTACCCAAAGGGGAGATATATGGCTGCTCGGCAGGCACCGGCTGATGTGCGGCGACAGCGCCTTGCTATTGGATGTGCAAAAGCTGATGGATGGCAAAAAGGTGCGGTTCGTTTTCACCGATCCTCCCTGGAACGTGGATTACGGTTCGGATACCAGACACCCAAGCTGGAAGCCCAGGCAAATCTTAAACGACAGAATGAGCACCGAGGAATTCGGCGCTTTTTTATCGCGCGCTTTTAATTGCATGAGGGAGGTTTCAGAGGCCGGGTGCATGACCTATGTGGTGATGTCTGCGCAGGAATGGGGCAGCTTGATGAACGTCCTGCGGGAGGCGGGGTACCACTGGTCAAGCACGATTATATGGAAAAAGGATAGCCTTGTACTCTCCCGCAAGGATTACCATACCCAGTACGAGCCGATCTGGTACGGCTGGCTGGAGGGGACGCGCCTTTGCCCGCTTAAAGACCGCAAGCAGTCGGATGTCTGGGAGATACCCCGCCCGAAAGTGTCGGAGGAGCACCCGACCATGAAGCCTGTTTCGCTTGTGGCAAAGGCCATGCTCAACAGTTCTCATGCGGGAGATTTGGCGCTTGACTTGTTCGGAGGTTCCGGCACGACAATGATTGCCGCTGAGCAGACCGGGCGGGTCTGCTTCATGATGGAGCTTGACCCGAAGTACTGCGATGTGATTGCAAAGCGCTATGTTTCCCAGTTCGGGGATAACGCCGCATTCCTGCTGCGCGGGGATGAAAAAATTCCTTATGCGGAAACACAGATCGCTTGA